One Halalkalicoccus sp. NIPERK01 DNA window includes the following coding sequences:
- a CDS encoding AzlC family ABC transporter permease produces MLDPPTDDGSDRPRETSGSDAVESEEVTFGRRGVRAGFLTALPIALGVGGYGVAFGVLAASAGLSAVEAGLMSATVVAGASQIVAVELWADPIPVVTVLLAVFAINLRYSLMGAALQPWFSRLSARQAYGSLFLMADENWALTMRDLGSGSGRGAFLLGSGIAVWSFWVASTVLGVLAGGAIGDPSMYGIDFVLAAVFVALAAELWEGRESLVPWTVALASALLAAELLPGQWYILVGGAVAGVVEVIRYDG; encoded by the coding sequence ATGCTGGATCCACCGACCGACGACGGTAGCGATCGCCCGCGCGAAACGTCGGGGAGCGACGCCGTCGAGTCGGAGGAGGTCACGTTCGGGCGCCGCGGGGTCCGGGCGGGATTTCTCACGGCGCTTCCGATCGCCCTCGGGGTCGGGGGATACGGGGTCGCCTTCGGGGTGCTGGCCGCCAGTGCGGGCCTGAGCGCCGTGGAGGCGGGGCTGATGAGCGCCACCGTCGTCGCGGGGGCCTCACAGATCGTCGCCGTCGAACTCTGGGCCGACCCGATCCCCGTCGTGACGGTCCTGCTCGCGGTGTTCGCGATCAATCTCAGATACTCGCTGATGGGGGCGGCCCTCCAGCCGTGGTTCAGCCGGCTCTCGGCGAGGCAGGCCTACGGCAGCCTCTTTCTGATGGCCGACGAGAACTGGGCGCTGACGATGCGCGATCTGGGCTCGGGCAGCGGCCGGGGAGCGTTCCTGCTCGGTAGCGGCATCGCCGTCTGGTCGTTCTGGGTCGCCTCGACGGTGCTTGGAGTCCTCGCCGGCGGGGCGATCGGCGATCCCTCCATGTATGGGATCGACTTCGTCCTCGCGGCCGTCTTCGTCGCGCTCGCCGCGGAGCTCTGGGAAGGTCGGGAATCGCTCGTTCCGTGGACGGTCGCGCTCGCGAGCGCGCTGCTGGCCGCCGAACTCCTCCCCGGCCAGTGGTACATCCTCGTCGGAGGCGCGGTCGCCGGCGTCGTCGAGGTGATCCGCTACGATGGCTGA
- a CDS encoding type II toxin-antitoxin system VapC family toxin, translating into MIVDTDVLIDVMQGDSRAKRRIEDIESQRIPLRISSVSLFELYHSVERVKESADRRRRIEAVLDSKPTYSADDAVMKKAGRIDGRLATDGQAVGMGDTIIAATALVHEEPVLTRNVDHFERIDGVVIESY; encoded by the coding sequence GTGATCGTCGATACGGACGTTCTGATCGACGTGATGCAGGGCGACAGCCGGGCAAAACGGAGGATCGAGGATATAGAATCCCAGCGAATCCCGCTCCGTATCTCGTCGGTATCGCTGTTCGAGCTGTATCACAGCGTCGAACGGGTGAAGGAGTCCGCGGATCGACGACGGCGGATCGAGGCGGTGCTCGACTCGAAACCGACGTATTCGGCCGACGACGCCGTGATGAAGAAAGCCGGCCGTATCGACGGCCGACTCGCGACCGACGGACAGGCTGTCGGGATGGGTGATACGATCATCGCCGCGACGGCGCTCGTCCACGAGGAGCCCGTCCTCACGCGGAACGTCGATCACTTCGAGCGGATCGACGGCGTAGTGATCGAGTCGTACTAG
- a CDS encoding antitoxin VapB family protein codes for MSETEYRNVRLTEEAYRRLESRKRPGESFSDTVERIAGERSLLDLAGILTDEEAEEMREAIEESEGRSHDRLDRLADRLDS; via the coding sequence ATGAGCGAGACCGAGTACCGGAACGTTCGACTCACCGAGGAAGCCTACAGACGGCTCGAAAGCCGAAAACGACCCGGGGAATCGTTCTCGGACACCGTCGAACGGATCGCTGGCGAGCGATCCCTGCTCGATCTGGCAGGGATCCTCACCGACGAGGAGGCCGAAGAGATGCGCGAGGCGATCGAAGAGAGCGAGGGTCGCTCGCACGACCGTCTCGATCGGCTCGCGGATCGGTTGGACTCGTGA
- a CDS encoding GTP-dependent dephospho-CoA kinase family protein: MADTEAEIVLRLPDSLRGAFKEPMGAIETDAEVLVGDISGPLIAVGDVVTYHFERIGHTPDVAVIDGLTERDTVEPEVADVLEASGARRIEATNPAAALSASILRALREAVGSEEPVAIDVEGEEDLVTLPALVLAPEGASVVYGQPGEGMVHVRVDEGTRERARDLLERMDGDHGRLWELLEG, encoded by the coding sequence ATGGCCGACACCGAGGCCGAGATCGTCCTCCGACTGCCCGACTCGCTTCGGGGCGCGTTCAAAGAGCCGATGGGGGCGATAGAGACCGACGCCGAAGTGCTGGTCGGCGATATCTCGGGTCCCCTGATCGCCGTCGGGGACGTCGTCACCTACCACTTCGAGCGGATCGGCCACACCCCCGACGTCGCCGTGATCGACGGGCTGACCGAACGAGACACGGTCGAGCCCGAGGTCGCGGACGTCCTCGAAGCCAGCGGTGCCCGCCGCATCGAGGCGACGAACCCCGCCGCGGCGCTCTCGGCGTCGATACTCCGGGCGCTTCGGGAGGCGGTCGGGAGCGAGGAACCGGTCGCCATCGACGTCGAGGGCGAGGAGGATTTAGTGACCCTCCCCGCGCTCGTGCTGGCACCCGAGGGCGCGAGCGTCGTCTACGGACAGCCCGGCGAGGGCATGGTCCACGTCCGGGTCGACGAGGGGACGAGAGAACGGGCACGCGACCTCCTGGAGCGCATGGACGGCGATCACGGGCGGCTGTGGGAACTGCTCGAAGGATGA
- the spt4 gene encoding transcription elongation factor subunit Spt4: MARNRKVCRDCHRVVDPDTNACPSCGSTSFTEDWAGYVVIAHPEESEIAREMQVTEAGEYALKVR, from the coding sequence ATGGCCCGCAACCGGAAGGTCTGTCGGGACTGCCACCGCGTCGTCGACCCCGACACCAACGCGTGTCCGTCGTGTGGGTCGACCTCCTTCACCGAGGACTGGGCGGGCTACGTCGTGATCGCCCACCCCGAGGAGAGCGAGATCGCCCGCGAGATGCAGGTCACCGAGGCGGGCGAGTACGCGCTGAAAGTCCGCTGA
- a CDS encoding DNA-directed RNA polymerase: MYKRVTLTDTVEVPARELGSVTTDQIKRLLQDKLEGRMDSDVGSVVTVIEVHDIGEGVVLPERERHEGSVFYEAEFDAVTFDPAMQEVVDGTVVEVVEFGAFVGIGPVDGLLHVSQISDEYLSYDAENQQLASTESNRTLGVDDAVRARIVTKSIDERNPRDSKIGLTAKQPGLGKHGWLTEEHEARQQAAGDD, encoded by the coding sequence ATGTATAAACGGGTTACACTCACGGACACGGTCGAGGTCCCGGCACGGGAACTCGGCAGCGTCACGACCGATCAGATAAAACGGCTACTACAGGACAAACTCGAGGGGCGGATGGACTCGGACGTCGGGAGCGTCGTCACGGTCATCGAGGTCCACGACATCGGCGAAGGGGTGGTCCTCCCGGAGCGCGAGCGCCACGAGGGATCGGTCTTCTACGAGGCGGAGTTCGACGCCGTCACGTTCGACCCGGCGATGCAGGAGGTCGTCGACGGAACGGTGGTCGAGGTCGTGGAGTTCGGCGCGTTCGTCGGGATCGGCCCCGTCGACGGCCTGCTGCACGTCTCGCAGATCTCCGACGAGTATCTCTCCTACGACGCCGAGAACCAGCAGCTCGCCTCGACGGAGTCGAATCGCACCCTCGGAGTCGACGACGCCGTCCGCGCCCGGATCGTCACGAAGAGCATCGACGAACGAAACCCCCGGGACTCGAAGATCGGCCTGACCGCGAAACAGCCCGGCCTCGGAAAGCACGGCTGGCTCACCGAGGAACACGAAGCACGCCAGCAGGCCGCGGGTGACGACTAG
- a CDS encoding twitching motility protein PilT, translated as MDTNALMMPVECDVRVFEELERLLPEADPVVPDAVLRELRNLAGGASEEGVAAAVGLDLAERCRPIGVEESHADDAIVSLARAGECDYVVTNDGPLRERLLDAGVPVIGLRGRNELAVTQP; from the coding sequence ATGGACACCAACGCGCTGATGATGCCGGTCGAGTGCGACGTCCGGGTGTTCGAGGAGCTAGAGCGCCTGCTGCCCGAGGCCGACCCCGTCGTCCCCGACGCGGTCCTCCGGGAGCTTCGGAACCTCGCGGGCGGGGCGAGCGAGGAAGGGGTCGCCGCCGCGGTCGGGTTGGATCTCGCGGAGCGGTGTCGGCCGATCGGGGTCGAGGAGTCACACGCTGACGACGCCATCGTCTCGCTCGCGCGGGCGGGCGAGTGCGACTACGTCGTCACGAACGACGGCCCGCTGCGCGAGCGCCTGCTCGACGCCGGCGTTCCAGTAATTGGTTTAAGGGGCCGGAACGAACTCGCAGTCACTCAGCCATAA
- a CDS encoding translation initiation factor IF-2 subunit gamma has protein sequence MEASLAEKQRQPEVNIGLVGHVDHGKTTLVQALSGSWTDQHSEEMKRGISIRLGYADTTFRRCPGLPEPDCYTIEETCPDGSESEVVRTVSFVDAPGHETLMATMLSGASIMDGAVLVVSATEDVPQPQTEEHLMALDIIGIENVVIAQNKVDLVERDRIERNYEQIKEFVSGTVAEDAPIVPISAQQEVNIDYLIGAIEEEIPTPERDPDADARMHVARSFDINRPGTTWEDLTGGVIGGSLVSGHLEVGDELEVRPGREVEEGGQSSWQPIRTDVRSIQAGGESVDRAVPGGLLGVGTGLDPSLTKGDALAGQIAGTPGTLPPTWESFTMGVDLLDRVVGAEAGDSIDEISTGEPLMMTIGTATTVGAVTSARDGECEVKLKRPVCAPVGAKIAINRRVGTRWRLIGIGTLTE, from the coding sequence ATGGAGGCTTCATTGGCGGAGAAACAACGGCAACCGGAGGTGAACATCGGACTGGTCGGCCACGTGGATCACGGGAAGACGACGCTGGTACAGGCGCTCAGCGGGTCGTGGACCGACCAGCACTCCGAGGAGATGAAACGCGGGATCTCCATCCGACTCGGCTACGCGGACACGACGTTCCGGCGGTGCCCCGGCCTCCCCGAACCCGACTGTTACACGATCGAGGAGACCTGCCCCGACGGATCGGAGAGCGAGGTCGTCCGCACGGTCTCCTTTGTCGACGCGCCGGGCCACGAGACGCTGATGGCGACGATGCTCTCGGGCGCGTCGATCATGGACGGCGCGGTGCTCGTGGTCAGCGCCACCGAGGACGTCCCCCAGCCCCAGACCGAGGAACACCTGATGGCGCTCGACATCATCGGGATCGAGAACGTCGTCATCGCCCAGAACAAGGTCGACCTCGTCGAGCGCGACCGGATCGAGCGCAACTACGAGCAGATCAAGGAGTTCGTGTCCGGTACCGTGGCCGAGGACGCCCCCATCGTGCCGATCAGCGCCCAGCAGGAGGTCAACATCGACTACCTCATCGGCGCGATCGAGGAGGAGATCCCCACCCCCGAGCGCGACCCCGACGCCGACGCGCGGATGCACGTCGCCCGGAGCTTCGACATCAACCGGCCCGGAACGACGTGGGAGGACCTTACAGGAGGGGTGATCGGCGGCAGCCTCGTCTCCGGGCATCTCGAGGTCGGCGACGAACTCGAGGTGCGCCCGGGTCGCGAGGTCGAGGAGGGCGGCCAGTCGTCGTGGCAACCCATCCGCACGGACGTCCGCTCGATCCAGGCCGGCGGCGAGAGCGTCGACCGGGCGGTGCCCGGCGGCCTCCTCGGGGTCGGCACCGGCCTCGACCCCAGCCTGACGAAGGGCGACGCGCTCGCGGGCCAGATCGCCGGCACCCCCGGCACCCTTCCGCCGACGTGGGAGTCCTTTACGATGGGCGTCGACCTCCTCGATCGGGTGGTCGGCGCGGAGGCGGGCGACTCGATCGACGAGATCTCCACGGGCGAGCCCCTGATGATGACGATCGGCACCGCGACCACGGTGGGCGCGGTCACGAGCGCGCGCGACGGCGAGTGCGAGGTGAAACTCAAGCGGCCGGTCTGTGCGCCCGTCGGCGCGAAGATCGCCATCAACCGCCGGGTCGGCACGCGCTGGCGGCTCATCGGCATCGGCACCCTGACGGAGTAG
- a CDS encoding carboxypeptidase-like regulatory domain-containing protein, producing MDPERHGTRRRVLGLIGALGVASLAGCTDDEDEPTDGEGDGEDGGSEGTGPKETGEESEADETGAESGEEHGAPEDGGGGSPNVEGTNLFVRVVDGEGAAIEGAVVRITGGSLDGEEFATDADGRVIRRNVEPGEYTVTASVGDREDERRATVEEGDDEALTFTFSAASEGGEDGSNGNAGGETGG from the coding sequence ATGGACCCCGAACGCCACGGGACCCGACGGCGCGTCCTCGGCCTGATCGGCGCGCTGGGCGTCGCGTCGCTCGCCGGGTGTACGGACGACGAGGACGAACCCACCGACGGAGAGGGCGACGGCGAGGACGGCGGGAGCGAGGGGACGGGCCCCAAGGAAACGGGCGAGGAGTCGGAGGCCGACGAAACCGGCGCCGAGAGCGGCGAGGAACACGGCGCGCCCGAGGATGGCGGGGGCGGATCGCCGAACGTCGAGGGGACGAACCTCTTCGTGCGGGTGGTCGACGGGGAGGGGGCCGCGATCGAGGGCGCGGTCGTGCGGATCACCGGCGGGTCGCTCGACGGCGAGGAGTTCGCGACCGACGCGGACGGACGCGTCATCCGACGGAACGTCGAACCGGGCGAGTACACCGTCACGGCGTCAGTCGGCGACCGGGAGGACGAACGGCGAGCGACCGTCGAGGAGGGCGACGACGAGGCACTGACCTTCACGTTTTCGGCCGCCTCGGAGGGGGGAGAGGACGGATCGAACGGAAACGCGGGGGGCGAAACGGGCGGCTGA
- a CDS encoding cytochrome c biogenesis CcdA family protein has product MADLELLGTMGFAFGAGVATFFSPCAYPLLPGYVGYYVSRAETGTRRPVGGALLRGLAAGAGVLTVFGALAALAVGVGQAGFERLVLFEPVVGAALVGAGLLVVLGRGPSLRVVLPERRTGVLGFAVFGAVYALAAAGCVVPVVLGVFLGAVARPPLEAALVVGAYAGGVSLLMVAATVATGVGVALGTERLVGYGERLKRLAGAVMVVAGLGQLYLSVVVLDVL; this is encoded by the coding sequence ATGGCCGACCTCGAACTCCTCGGAACGATGGGCTTCGCGTTCGGGGCCGGCGTCGCAACGTTCTTCTCGCCGTGTGCGTACCCCCTGTTGCCGGGCTACGTCGGCTACTACGTCTCGCGGGCCGAGACGGGGACTCGAAGACCCGTCGGCGGCGCACTCCTCAGGGGATTGGCCGCCGGTGCGGGCGTCCTCACCGTCTTCGGCGCGCTCGCGGCGCTCGCCGTCGGGGTCGGGCAGGCCGGCTTCGAGCGCCTCGTGCTGTTCGAGCCCGTCGTCGGGGCGGCGCTCGTGGGCGCCGGCCTGCTCGTCGTCCTCGGTCGGGGCCCCTCGCTCCGGGTCGTCCTGCCCGAGCGGCGGACCGGCGTCCTCGGGTTCGCCGTCTTCGGCGCGGTCTACGCGCTCGCGGCCGCCGGCTGCGTCGTGCCGGTCGTGCTGGGGGTGTTCCTGGGGGCGGTCGCCCGGCCGCCGCTGGAGGCGGCGCTCGTGGTGGGCGCGTACGCGGGCGGCGTGAGCCTGCTGATGGTGGCGGCGACCGTCGCCACCGGCGTGGGGGTGGCGCTCGGCACCGAACGGCTGGTGGGCTACGGCGAGCGCCTGAAGCGTCTCGCGGGCGCGGTCATGGTCGTCGCCGGTCTCGGCCAACTGTATCTCTCGGTGGTCGTCCTCGACGTGCTCTGA
- a CDS encoding TlpA disulfide reductase family protein: MRRRDLLAGAASVGVLGLGAWTVASNSLGSGHDPVTLETIEAPGSEAGEVQVPESGRVNFLDFFGTWCGPCETQMPALVEAHERVADTDVQFVSITNEPVGTTLPPEEVAEWWAAHDGAWTVAHDADHRLTERHDVTRLPTAVVLDAENTVTWTHTGLADADELVAAIEDAR, translated from the coding sequence ATGCGCCGTCGAGACCTGCTGGCGGGCGCGGCGAGCGTCGGGGTCCTCGGGCTGGGCGCGTGGACGGTCGCCTCGAACTCCCTGGGGAGCGGCCACGACCCCGTGACCCTCGAGACGATCGAGGCCCCCGGCAGCGAGGCCGGCGAGGTGCAGGTACCGGAGTCCGGACGGGTGAACTTCCTCGACTTCTTCGGGACGTGGTGTGGCCCCTGCGAGACGCAGATGCCCGCGCTGGTCGAGGCCCACGAGCGGGTCGCGGACACGGACGTCCAGTTCGTCTCGATCACGAACGAGCCCGTCGGCACCACCCTGCCGCCCGAGGAGGTCGCCGAGTGGTGGGCCGCCCACGATGGAGCGTGGACGGTCGCCCACGACGCCGACCACCGACTGACCGAGCGCCACGACGTGACACGGCTGCCGACCGCGGTCGTCCTCGACGCCGAGAACACGGTGACGTGGACTCACACGGGGTTGGCCGACGCCGACGAACTGGTCGCGGCGATCGAGGACGCCCGGTAG
- a CDS encoding SCO family protein, whose amino-acid sequence MDRRTYLGAAAATAGAFAAGCLGRGAGNTSLGEPDDQGADSEDLPYPAYGEEFPESTLPDPLRNEEVSTAEFESERTVLMTFIYTHCPDGICPALTQVLRHAQADAVENGYESDVAFLAATFDPERDTAEVLREYGDQQGVDYEAENWHFLRPESPERAREVVTDTYGVQFERVDPDELGDEHAGHDMGEYGFDHYPITYLVNREGYVERAYTGVPEGSRVVEDCSTVAEG is encoded by the coding sequence ATGGACCGGCGTACGTACCTCGGCGCTGCGGCGGCGACCGCGGGGGCCTTCGCTGCCGGCTGTCTGGGGCGCGGGGCGGGGAACACGTCCCTCGGCGAACCCGACGACCAGGGCGCGGACAGCGAGGACCTCCCCTACCCCGCCTACGGCGAGGAGTTCCCCGAGTCGACGCTTCCCGATCCCCTTCGGAACGAGGAGGTCTCGACGGCCGAGTTCGAAAGCGAGCGGACCGTCCTGATGACGTTCATCTACACGCACTGTCCCGACGGGATCTGTCCGGCGCTGACGCAGGTGCTCCGCCACGCGCAGGCCGACGCCGTCGAGAACGGCTACGAAAGCGACGTCGCCTTCCTCGCGGCCACCTTCGACCCCGAGCGCGACACCGCCGAGGTCCTCCGGGAGTACGGCGACCAGCAGGGCGTCGACTACGAGGCCGAGAACTGGCACTTCCTGCGCCCCGAGAGTCCCGAGCGCGCCCGCGAGGTCGTCACCGACACCTACGGCGTCCAGTTCGAGCGGGTCGACCCCGACGAGTTGGGGGACGAACACGCGGGCCACGACATGGGCGAGTACGGCTTCGACCACTACCCGATCACCTACCTCGTCAACCGCGAGGGCTACGTCGAGCGCGCCTACACCGGGGTGCCCGAGGGCTCGCGCGTCGTCGAGGACTGCTCGACGGTCGCCGAGGGCTGA
- a CDS encoding thioredoxin domain-containing protein has protein sequence MQGYSRRALLASAGALSTGALAGCLGGDGGGSGSERECSGEQRSVEVPPAGDPESGVTLAVYEDFACPGCGEFSLNVLPGIKTDYVEPGRVAYEHHDLPIPVDEEWSWRVANASLAVFEDAGAGAYYAFVEEVFQYQGEYSEGTVAGLAAELGADEEAVRAAMEEEPFCERLNESRAEATERGVEVTPTVFVNDQQLEAPGDEELREAIDAELA, from the coding sequence ATGCAGGGCTACTCCCGTCGGGCGTTGCTCGCGAGCGCCGGCGCGCTCTCGACAGGCGCGCTCGCGGGCTGTCTCGGCGGCGACGGCGGCGGTAGCGGCTCGGAGCGCGAGTGTTCGGGCGAGCAACGCAGCGTCGAGGTGCCGCCCGCGGGCGACCCCGAGAGCGGCGTGACGCTCGCGGTCTACGAGGACTTCGCGTGTCCGGGCTGTGGGGAGTTCTCGCTCAACGTCCTCCCCGGGATCAAAACCGACTACGTCGAGCCCGGACGGGTCGCCTACGAGCACCACGACCTCCCGATCCCGGTCGACGAGGAGTGGTCCTGGAGGGTCGCCAACGCCTCGCTCGCCGTCTTCGAGGACGCGGGCGCGGGGGCGTACTACGCGTTCGTCGAGGAGGTCTTCCAGTACCAGGGCGAGTACTCCGAGGGGACCGTCGCGGGGCTCGCCGCCGAACTCGGGGCCGACGAGGAGGCGGTTCGGGCGGCGATGGAGGAGGAGCCGTTCTGCGAACGGCTCAACGAGAGCCGCGCCGAGGCCACCGAGCGCGGGGTCGAAGTCACGCCGACCGTCTTCGTCAACGACCAGCAGTTGGAGGCGCCCGGCGACGAGGAACTCCGCGAGGCGATCGACGCGGAACTGGCCTGA